The stretch of DNA TAGGAGGCGGGCATGGAGGTCGAGGTCAGACTGCCGCAGTGGGGCATGGGCATGCAGGAGGGCGAGGTCCTGGAGTGGCTGAAGAAGGAGGGTGAGCGCGTCCTGGAGGGCGAGTCGATCGTCGACGTGGAGGCCGCCAAGGTCAACGAGTCCGTCGCGGCGCCCGCCTCCGGGACCCTCGTCCGCATCGCCGCGGACAGGGGCGCCACCGTCCCGGTCCGCGGCCTGCTGGCGGTCATCGAGACCGACGGCTAGCCCCGGTTTCCGGACTGCCGGACCCGCTCTCCGGACACGGGGACTCCGCCGTTCTCTCTGAGAGGCCCGGATAAGATCGCGGCGTGCAGAGGGACGTGCGGGACCGCGTGCCGGTCGGCCGACGCGCCGGGGCGGCGGCCGTCGGGCCGGAGCCCTTCGTCCGGCCCGGTGCGTGCCGAGCCCGGCCGCCCGGGACGGGGGCGGCCGGATGAGCCCCGCCGAGGCGGCCGCGGCGGCCGCGCTGGTCTGGTTCGGGATGGTCGTCGCGATCTCCTTCATGGAGGCGCCGCTGAAGTTCCGGGCACCGGGGATCACGGTGCCGCTGGGGCTGGGGATCGGCCGGATCGTGTTCGGCGCGCTGAACATCGCCGAGGCGGTCCTGGCCGCCGGCGCGGCGGCCGGCCTGGCGCTGGCCGGCACCTGGTCGGCCGGTCCGGCCTGGCTGGCGGCGGCGATCGCGGTGCTGGTGGTCCAGCTGGCCGCGGTCCGCCCGCTGCTGCGGCGGCGGTCGGCGGAGGTGCTCGCCGGCAACACATCCGACCGGCGTTCCCGGGTGCACTTGGTCTACGTCGGCTTCGAGGCGGTCAAGGCGACGGCGCTGCTGGTCGGCGCTCTCCTGCTGCTGACAACCTGACCGGGGCCAGGCCACGGCGGCCCCCTGGACCGAGCTCCACCGTGAACCGGGCAGATCCGCGCTCCCCGTGTCCCACGTCCGGTCAGCGGGCCGGATAGGCGCCGGTCACAAAGGACGCGTCCTCGCCGACCGGCCGCGGCACCTCGCGTGGTGGGGTTCAGACCGGCGGCAATGGCGAAGGTGGGGCCGGGGCTGAGGTGCCGCCCGGGCGCGGCGCCCCACAAGGTTACGGTTCAAACCAGCAGCAACGGCCAAGGAAGGGGCGGGGCCGAGCCCTTCACCCGGGCGCGGCACTCCGCGGAGCAGGCGCACAAGCAGGCGGCGACGGCCAAGGAAGGGCCGGGGCCGGGCATGTCACCCGGGCGCGGCGCCTCACGGGGTTACGGTTCAAACAGGCGGCGACGGCAGCAGCGGGCGGGGGCCGCATTCAGGGGCCCGGTCTGCGTTCCGGACAGGGAGAGGGCGCAGCCGAAGACAGTGGCCCAGTCCCTCCTTCAAGAAGAGAGGTCTCTCGTACGGCTCATCGGGGCGGGAGCCGTGCGCCTGCGCACCTCCCCGGCGGCCCAGATGACGTCTACCAGCGAGTAGCACCCCCAGGAGCCCCGCCCCCCTCTCTCTGATTACTCACAGTGGCGAAAACCAGGGGAGCAGGCAAGACGCAAGCGCCACAGCCCCCTGCGCCACACCTTTCCGGTTTCCGGCCCCTATTTTGGCCGCCCTCGCCACGACCAGAACCCCTCAACTAGGCCCGAACAGCCCTCCGAGACCCCATTACGGCCCAGGATGCACTCCCCGACGTCACCGAGCCGACGTCGGCGTATACAGGGCGCCCCTCCTCTCCTTCACCCTCCGTATCCAACCAGGTCAGAGAGGTTTCGGTGATCTCCACCCGACCAGCCCCGCCGCCGGCGGAAACGTAGGCGCGGCCTCCCCGCCGCACACGACAACACCGCCGCCCACCTGCCCCCCGTGGGGCGCCGCGCCCGGCTGATATGCCCAGCTCCGCCCCTTCCTTCGCCGTCGCCGCCCGTCTGAACGCCCGCTCCGCGACGCGCCGCGCCCGGCTGATACGCCCGACCCGTCCCTACCTGCGCCGTCGCCGCCTGTCTGAACCGCAACCCCGTGAGGCGGCGACGGGGGCGCTACCCGGGCCGCCGGCGGTTTCCGCCCTGGCCAGGGCGGGTATCGGGGCCGTGAGCAGCCATGTCCGGGAGCGGGAGATGGCCGGCTCCGTCGAAGCACACCGCACCCGCGACCGGGGGAGGCCGCGCACATGAGCGGAACAGTACGGACTCCGCGGGCATCGGGGGCGCCGGCGCTGGCCGGCCTCGCGGTGTTCGCCGCGGCCGTCGTGGCGGCCGCGCTGATCGGCACCCTGTCGAGCACCGCGACCGCCCAGGACTACATGCGCCTGGAGCAGCCGGCGTGGGCGCCCCCGTCCTGGGTGTTCGGCCCGGTGTGGACGGTTCTCTACGCCATGATCGCGGTGGCCGGCTGGAACGTGTGGCGGCTGCGCGGTTGGCGTGGAGCACGTCTCGCGCTGTCGCTCTACGCAGCGCAGCTGGTGCTCAACGCCGCCTGGACGCCGCTGTTCTTCGCGGCCGGCCTGCGCGGTGCCGCGCTGGCCGACATCGTTCTGCTGCTGGCCGTCCTCACCGCGGTGGTCACCGTCTTCTTCCGGATCAGCCGGCTGTCGGGCGCGCTGCTCGTGCCCTACTGGGCGTGGGTCGCCTTCGCCGCCGCGCTCAACTTCGCCGTCTGGCGGCTCAACGCCTGACCGCCCGGTTCCGTCGGCACGGCGGCACCGATCGGGCCGACGGGGCCGGGTTCGTTCGCAGGGTCGGCCTCCCCACCGGAGGGGCATCATCCGGCCGGGTCCGCCCCTCCGGGGCCGGCCCCGGACAATGCGGGGCGGACCGCTGAGGCGTGGGCGCCTCGGATCGT from Nocardiopsis composta encodes:
- a CDS encoding biotin/lipoyl-containing protein translates to MEVEVRLPQWGMGMQEGEVLEWLKKEGERVLEGESIVDVEAAKVNESVAAPASGTLVRIAADRGATVPVRGLLAVIETDG
- a CDS encoding TspO/MBR family protein, with product MSGTVRTPRASGAPALAGLAVFAAAVVAAALIGTLSSTATAQDYMRLEQPAWAPPSWVFGPVWTVLYAMIAVAGWNVWRLRGWRGARLALSLYAAQLVLNAAWTPLFFAAGLRGAALADIVLLLAVLTAVVTVFFRISRLSGALLVPYWAWVAFAAALNFAVWRLNA